The genomic window GCCGGGCGAGGACGGAGACCGTGCGGTCGCGCATCAGCTCGAGGGAGAGCCGGATCTGGAGCTGCTCGACGTTCTCCGTGAGGTCACGCGAGGTCATGCCCTTGTGGACGTGCTCGTGGCCGGCGAGGGCGTTGAACTCCTCGATGCGGGCCTTCACGTCGTGCCGGGTGACCTTCTCGCGCTCGGCGATGGAGCCGAGGTCGACCTGGTCGAGCACGCGCTCGTAGTCGGACAGGGCCGCGTCCGGAACCTCGATCCCGAGGTCCTTCTGGGCACGCAGCACGGCCAGCCACAGCTGGCGCTCCAGCTTCACCTTCTGCTCGGGGGACCAGAGGACGGCGAGCTCCGCGGAGGCGTAGCGGCCGGCCAGGACGTTGGGGATGCGGGGCTTCGCAGTCACAGCAGTCACGTGGACCGATTCTACTGGCGGTTCGTGCAGGCCAGCGCCACGGGCCGGGCTGGAGCTTGCTACGAGACGGGGGTCACGCCGGCGGGACCCGTCAGCCGCCCGCGGGGGCCTCGTACGGCAGCAGTTCCGGGCGCTTGGGGGCGCGGCCGTCGCCGGAGGAGCGGCCGGTGAGGCGACGGCCGATCCAGGGGGCCAGGTGCTCCTTGGCGAAGCGGGCGTCGGCGGCCCTGCGGGCGGCCCAGCCCGGCGGGACGGCCGCCGGGAGCGGGGCGCGCCAGTCCTCCTCGGGCGCCAGGCCCAGGGTCTGCCAGACCGCCTCCGCCACCCGGCGGTGCCCGTCGGCGGTGAGGTGGAGCCGGTCCACGTCCCACAGGCGGGGGTCGCCGAGGGCCGGGGCCCCGTAGAGGTCGACCACCAGCGCGCCGTGCCGGGCGGCGAGCTCGTCCACGTACGCGAAGAGCTCCTCCATGCGCGGCCGGAAGCGCTCCATCACCGGGCCGTTGCGGCCCGGGCTGCGCATCAGGACCAGCCGGCCGCAGGACGGGGCGAGCCGCTCCACGGCCTCGCCGAGCAGGCCGCGCACCCGGCCCATGTCGCACTTGGGGCGCAGGGTGTCGTTGAGCCCGCCGACCAGGGTCACGACATCGGCCTTCATCGCGGCCGCCGCGTCGATCTGCTCGTCGACGATCTGGCCGATGAGCTTGCCGCGCACGGCCAGGTTGGCGTAGCGGAAGCCGGGCGTGCGGGCGGCCAGCCGGCCGGCCAGGACGTCGGCCCAGCCCCGGTAGGAACCGTCGGGCTTCCGGTCCGACATACCCTCGGTGAAGCTGTCGCCCACGGCGACAAGACTGGTGTAGGTGGCATTGATCTCCATGGCCCAGCGATCGTACCGCGCGGTATGGCCGTCGTGGCCGGGAGGAGCTGGGAGGGGAAACCCCATGAGTGAGGCGCTGCTCGACGCGCTGGCCGAGGCCGTGGCCGAACTGGCCGCGGCGCAGGAACCCGAGGTGTCCGCGGAGCGGCTGGAGGGCACCGCGCGCCTCCTGGACGGACTGCCCGCCGCCGACCGGCGGACCCTGGACCGGCTGTTCCGCGAAGCCGCCCTGCGGCAGCCTCCCGGACCCCGCCGCGAGCGGCTGCTGAAGGTCCCGGCGGGCCTCGGCCTGCCGGGGGACGTCCAGGCCGCCCGCTGCGATCTGGTGGCCTCGTACGTCGAGAGCTTCGTCACGCTGGTGCGCGGCGCCGACCCCGCCACGCCCGTTCCGGGCCGCCCCGGCCTGACCCTCGCCGACCTCGTACGGCTCCACGGGACGGGCCACCGCTGGACCGAGCACCTGGTGCGCACCCGGGCGACCGCCCGCGTCCGGCCCGGGGACGTGCCGCTGGACCTGCCGGCGGACCCGGCCGAGTACCCCGACTGGCTCGCGGCGAGCGCGGCGACCGCCCTGCGGACCCTGCGGGAGGCCGAACCGGACGCCCCGGTGTGGTCGCACGGCGGCGACCCGCACGTGCGGTTCTTCCCGCGCCGGCTGCTCTTCGAGGCGGTGGTCCACCTGGCCGACGCCGAGCTGGCCCTGGGCCGGCAGCCCGCGCCGGTCGATCCCGGGACGGCCGCCGACGGCATCGAGGAGTTCCTGGAGAACCTCCCGTACTTCTCCGTGGCCGCCGAGCGCGTCGCCCAGCTCGGCCGGGACGGCGCCGGCCTCCGGCTCACCGCGACCGACACCGGCGCCGCGTGGACGATCACCTTCGGCGGAGGCGGCTTCGGCTGGCGGCGCCGGGCCGGGGGCGAGCCCACCGCGGGCGTCGAGGGCACCGCGGCCGACCTGCTGCTGCTCGTGTACGGGCGGTACGCGGCCGACGACCCGCGCTTCTCCCGCTCCGGCGACACCGCGCTCCTCGACGCCTGGATCACGGCGACCGCGGTCTAGGGACCGCCCGGGGGCCCGGGGGCCCGGGGGACCCGCGGTCTTGCGGTCCTGCGGCCTCGCGGTCCTGCGGTCCCGGAGTCCTGCGGTCTCGCGGTCCTGCGGTCCCGGGGTCCTGCGGTCCCGGGGGCGCGCCCGCGGTCCCGGGTCCCGGGGCCCGCGGTCCCGGCATCCCCGTGTCGGGACGTCCCGGCGCCGTGACGTCCGTACGCCGGAAGGGCCCGGGACGGCGTGCGTCCCGAGCCCTTCCCCGTCGTCCCTCGTGTGCGACGGCGTGCCTGCGCGTCAGGGCGCCGAGGGGCGGCCCACCAGTTCGCGCAGCACGTCCTCCATCGTCACCAGACCGGCCGGCCGGCCGTCCTCGTCGAGGACGGCCGCCAGGTGCGTCCGGCTGCGCCGCATCGCGGTCAGGACGTCGTCCAGCGGGGTCTCCGCCCGCACCCGGGCGATCGGCCGCAGGGCCGACACCGGGAACGGCAGGTCGCGCGGGGTGACGTCCAGGGCGTCCTTCACGTGCAGGTAGCCGAGGATCCGGCGCTCCGGGTCGACGACGGGGAAGCGGGAGAACCCGGACCGCGCCGACAGCGCCTCCAGCTCCTCCGGAGTCGTGCCCGCCCGCGCGTACACGACCTTCTCCACCGGCATGACGACGTCCCGCACCGGGCGCCGGCCCAGTTCGAGGGCGTCGTGCAGGCGCTCGGCGGCGCGGTCGTCGAGCAGTCCGGCGTCACCGGCGTCGGTGACCATCCGGGCCAGCTCGTCGTCCGAGAACGTGGCCGAGACCTCGTCCTTCGTCTCCACCCGCAGCAGCCGCAGGATCGCGTTGGCGAAGGCGTTGATGGTGAAGATCACCGGGCGCAGCGCCCGCGCCAGCGTCACCAGCGGCGGCCCGAGGGCGAGCGCCGAGCGGGTCGGTTCGGCCAGGGCGATGTTCTTCGGGACCATCTCGCCCAGCAGCATGTGCAGGTACGTGGCGACCGTCAGCGCGATCACGAACGAGATGGGGTGCACGAGGCCGTGCGGCACGCCGACGGCGTCGAACACCGGCTCCAGGAGGTGGGCGATGGCCGGTTCGGCCACGATGCCCAGCACCAGGGTGCACAGCGTGATGCCGAGCTGGGCCGCCGCGAGCAGCGCCGAGACGTGTTCGAGGCCCCAGATGACGCTGCGGGCCCGGCGGTTCCCGGCCTCCGCGAGCGGCTCGATCTGACTGCGGCGCACGGAGATCAGGGCGAACTCGGCGCCGACGAAGAAGGCGTTGACGACCAGGGTCGCGAAGCCGATCAGCAGCTGGATCGCGATCATCGGCCGGCCTCCTCGTGCGCGTCCTCGGCGGTGCCGGGGAGCGGGGCGTGCATCAGCACGCGGGCCGCGCGCCGCCCGGAGGCGTCCACCACGTCGAGCCGCCAGCCGGCGAGCTCCACGCTGTCCCCGACGGCCGGGATCCGGCCGAGCTCGGTGGCCAGCACGCCCGCGAGGGTCTCGTACGGGCCCTCCGGCAGCTTCAGGCCGATGGCCTCCAGCTGGTCGGTGCGGGCCGCGCCGTCCGCGGACCACAGCGCGCGGCCGTCGGTGTCCTCGCCGGCCGGGGCCAGGTCGGGCGTCTCGTGCGGGTCGTGCTCGTCGCGCACCTCGCCGACGACCTCCTCGACGATGTCCTCCAGGGTCGCGACGCCGGCCGTGCCGCCGTACTCGTCGATGACGACGGCCATCGTCTGCTTGCCGGACAGCCGGTCGAGCAGCCGGTCCACGGTCAGGCTCTCGGGCACCAGGAGCGGTTCGCGCAGCATCTCGCCGATGCGGCGGCGCGGCCGCTCGTCGGCGGGTATGGCGAGGACGTCCTTGATGTGGGCGATGCCGACGACCGTGTCGAGGCTGCCCCGGTAGACGGGGAAGCGGCTGAGCCCGGTCGCCCGGGTCGCGTTGGCGACGTCCTCGGCCGTGGCCTGCACCTCCAGGGCGGTGACCTGGACGCGGGGGGTCATCACGTTCTCCGCGGTCAGCTCGGCCAGGTTGAGCGTGCGGACGAAGAGCTCGGCGGTGTCCGCCTCCAGGGCGCCCTCCTTCGCGGAGTGGCGCGCCAGGGCCACCAGCTCCTGCGGGGAGCGGGCGGAGGCCAGCTCCTCGGTGGGCTCCATGCCGAGCCGGCGCAGGATGCGGTTGGCGGTGTTGTTGAGGTGGCTGATCAGCGGCTTGAACGCGGCGGTGAAGATCCGCTGCGGGGTGGCCACCGCCTTGGCGATCGCGAGCGGCGAGGAGATCGCCCAGTTCTTGGGGACCAGCTCGCCGACGACCATCAGGACGACGGTCGACAGGGCGGTGCCGAGGACCAGGGCCACCGAGGAGGCGACCGAGGGGGAGAGGCCGAGGGCTTCGACCGGGCCTTGGAGCAGCTTGGCGATCGACGGCTCGGAGAGCATGCCGACGACCAGGTTGGTCACGGTGATGCCGAGCTGCGCGCCGGAGAGCTGGAAGGTCAGCGACTTCACGGCCTTGAGGGCGCTGGCGGCGCCCCGCTCGCCGCGCTCGACGGCGGCTTCGAGCTCGCTCCGCTGGACGGTGGTCAGCGAGAACTCGGCCGCGACGAAGGCACCGCAGGCCAGGGCGAGCAGCAGCGCCACGAAGAGGAGCAGTACCTCGGTCATCGGTTCACCTCCGTCCCTCGACGAGTCCCATGATCAGTCAGGGGAGGGAGGACCGCGCGATGTCGGCTTCGGGAACGGCTACTGGGAGGCTCGCCCATGGGCGGACGCTCACACCTTTCGATAGTGCTGGGGCCGTGCTCACGCACGGCCGGGGATGCTCAGAGCGATCGGATGATCGAATTCTGACCACCCATAGTAAAGGATGGGCAAAAGCGGGTGGCTTTCAGTGACCGGTGGTGACCGCAAGCGGCTTCACCCAGCGGGTCCACTGCTCCTGCGGGCCGTAGCCGGTCGCGCGCCACGCGGCCTGCCCCCGCTCGTTCCGGTCCAGCACCATCGCGTCCGCGCGCCGGCCGCCGAGCCGTGCGAACCGCTCCTCGGCCGCGGCGAGCAGCGCGCCGCCGATGCCCCGGCGGCGGTGGTCCGGGTGGACGGCGAGGCGGTAGAGGTGGCACCGCCAGCCGTCGAAGCCGGCGATCACCGTCCCCACCAGCTCCCCGTCCCGCTCCGCGAGCAGCAGGGACTCGGGGTCCCGCTCGACGAGGCGCTCCACGCCCGCGCGGTCGTCGCTGATGCTCGTGCCCTCGGCGGCGGCCTTCCAGAAGGCGAGTACGGCGTCGAGGTCGGCCGCCACCGCGGCCCGTATCCGAAGATCGTCCATGCTCGCATCCCACCACCGCCCCGGGCCTGCCGTCGACCGTGTTTCACGGGTCAGGACGGGCCGGGGCCCGGCCCCCGGCGTCAGGAGGGCGCGGACCCCCGCAGCCGTGCGATCACCGGGCCGAACGCCTCCATCGCCCGGTCCAGCACCGTCAGGTACGAGAAGCCGAACCGTTCGCGGAGCGCCTTCACCCGGTCGGCGATCTCCGGCACCGTGCCGATCAGGAGGATCGGCAGGTCCAGGATCAGCTCCTCGTCGAGGTACGGCGCCAGCGGGAGGAACTCGGCCGCCGCGGCCGGCCGGTCCTCGGTCACGATCACCCGCTGGACGAGCAGGTTGAGCTCCGCGGGCGTCGTGCGGCCGGCCTCGCGCTCGAAGCCCCGGTAGGACTCCACCCGCCCCGCCAGCTCCTCGGCGGTCAGCACCGTCACCCCCTCGCCGGTGAAGCGGCCGCCGCTGAAGGCCGTGACGTCGGCGTGCCGGGCGGCGAGCCGCAGCACCCGTTCCCCGTTGCCCCCGATGAGCAGGGGCGTGCGCGGGCCGCCCTCCTCGCCCTTGAGCGTCCCGGCCAACTCCTCGACGGTACGGGCGAGATGGCCGACCCGTTCGCCGGGGGGCAGGAACGGGATCCCGGCCCGCTCGTGCTCCGCCCGTACGTAGCCGGTGCCCAGGCCGAGTTCGAGCCGCCCGTCGGTCAGGGCCGCGGTCGTCGCCACCTCGCGGGCCAGCAACGCCGGGTTCCAGAAACCCGTGTTGAGCACGAAGGTGCCGAGTCGCGGCCGGGTCGTCGCCGCGGCGGCCGCCACCAGCGAGGGGAACGGGGCCGGCATGCCGAGGTGGTCCGCGACGAGGATCAGGTCGTACCCCAGCTCCTCGGCCCGGCGGCAGCGCGCCCGCCACTCGGGACCCGTGCCCGGCGTGAGCATGTTGACGGCGAATCGGAAGGGCGACACCACGGCGGTACCTCCAGGTCGACGAGCCGCTGCGAGCGGCGACGAGCGGCGACGAGCGGCGAACGGCGACGAGCGGCGAACGGCGACGAGCGGCGACGGTCGGCTCAGCCTGGCACGCCCGGCGCGGCACCGGCGCGGCGCAACGAGCGGATCGCCGGAATCGCGAGCAGGGCCGCGCAGCCCGCCAGGCAGGTGCCCGCCGAGACCAGCAGCAGCCGCCCGGGCGAGGCCAGCGCGGTGGCCGGTCCCGCCAGGATCTGGCCGAGCGCGATCCCGGACACGGACCCGGCCAGCTCGTACGCGCTGACCCGGTTCAGCACGGCGGGCGGGGTGTGGGTCTGCACGCTGGTCGCCCACATCACCGACCAGAACGCCAGGGCGCCGCCGCCGAGGACATGGCCCGCGAGCAGCACCGGCAGCCCGGAGTCCAGCGCCACGCAGAGCGGCAGCACGGTGTGCAGCGCCATGGCCACCGCCCCGGCGGCCAGCGGCCGGGCCGGACGCAGCCGCAGGGCGAGCAGCCCGCCCAGCACCGTACCGGCACCCAGGAAGGAGACGGCGAGGCCGTACGCGTCCGGGCCGAGCCGGGCGCCGATCAGCGCCGAACTCAGCGGCACCAGCGGGCCGAAGAGCAGCACGCCGTACGCGACCCAGATCAGGATCACCGCCCACATCCAGGTGCGGGAGCGGAACTCGTGCCAGCCCTGGCGCAGATCGCGGCGGAGGGAACGCACGGGGGAGGCGGCCGTGATGGCGCCCTCGGTGCCGGTGCCGGTGTCCGTGTCGGCGGCGGCCGGGGCGAGCCGGATCAGGGCCAGGCAGAGGGCGCTGAGCAGGAAGGTCCCGGCGTCGATCGCGTACACGGCGCCGGCGCCGGTCAGCGCGATCAGCAGTCCCGCCAGGGCCGGTCCGAGCAGATGGGCGAGGGCGTCGGCCACCTTGAGCGTGGCGTTGGCCCGCTGCGGTTCGGCGGCGACCAGCGGGACCATCCCGTTCGCGCCCGGCAGGAACATCGCGACGGCCGCGCCCGCCAGCGCCGCCATGGCCACCAGTAGCCAGAACGGCGGCCGTCCGGCGAAGAAGGCGGCCGCCAGCACGCCCTGGGTGAGCACCCGGACGAGGTCGGCGCCGACCATCATCCGGCGCGCGCCGAACCGGTCGGCGAACACACCGCCGAACAGGACCAGGAGGACGAACGTCCCGGTCCAGGTGCCGAGGACGATGCCGACCCCGGAGATCCCGTACAGCGCGCCGACCGCGAGCGCGGCGGCCACCGGCATCATCGCGTCGCCGAACAGCGACACCGTACGGGCGGCGAAGTAGAGGGTGAAGCGCCGGTCCCACAAGGGGAGCCGGACGGAGGCGGATGAGGGGGAGGACGGGTTCCGAGCCTGCGTGATGGTCACAGGAGGGATCATGGTCTGGACCACTCGGCCCGTCCCAGTGTCCTGACCGACATGAAGGGGTACTTTCGCGCCATGACGCCGTCCCGTCCGCTGCCGGAGTCCCGGGCCCGCCACCGGGTGGTGGCCCTGTTGCAGCCCCAGCAGTCCACCTTCCCGCTGTCCTGCGCCGCCGAGGTGTTCGGCGACCACGGCCCCGCGATCCCCGCCCGCTACGCCTTCGAGGTCTGCGCCGAACGGCCCGGCCCCGTCCGCACCCAGGCCGGCTACGACCTGCTGGTCACCCAGGGTCTGGAGGCGCTGGAACGCGCGGACACCGTCCTGGTCCCCGGCAGGCAGCGGCCGGCCGACGCGGAGGTGCCGCCGGAGGTCGCCGCCGCGGTCCGCCGGGCGCACGCGCGCGGCGCGCGGATCGTCGGACTCTGCTCGGGCGCCTTCGTGCTCGCCGCCGCCGGACTGCTCGACGAGCGGCGGGCCGCCACCCACTGGGCCCGGGCCGCCGAGCT from Streptomyces showdoensis includes these protein-coding regions:
- a CDS encoding hemolysin family protein; the protein is MTEVLLLFVALLLALACGAFVAAEFSLTTVQRSELEAAVERGERGAASALKAVKSLTFQLSGAQLGITVTNLVVGMLSEPSIAKLLQGPVEALGLSPSVASSVALVLGTALSTVVLMVVGELVPKNWAISSPLAIAKAVATPQRIFTAAFKPLISHLNNTANRILRRLGMEPTEELASARSPQELVALARHSAKEGALEADTAELFVRTLNLAELTAENVMTPRVQVTALEVQATAEDVANATRATGLSRFPVYRGSLDTVVGIAHIKDVLAIPADERPRRRIGEMLREPLLVPESLTVDRLLDRLSGKQTMAVVIDEYGGTAGVATLEDIVEEVVGEVRDEHDPHETPDLAPAGEDTDGRALWSADGAARTDQLEAIGLKLPEGPYETLAGVLATELGRIPAVGDSVELAGWRLDVVDASGRRAARVLMHAPLPGTAEDAHEEAGR
- a CDS encoding MFS transporter, coding for MTITQARNPSSPSSASVRLPLWDRRFTLYFAARTVSLFGDAMMPVAAALAVGALYGISGVGIVLGTWTGTFVLLVLFGGVFADRFGARRMMVGADLVRVLTQGVLAAAFFAGRPPFWLLVAMAALAGAAVAMFLPGANGMVPLVAAEPQRANATLKVADALAHLLGPALAGLLIALTGAGAVYAIDAGTFLLSALCLALIRLAPAAADTDTGTGTEGAITAASPVRSLRRDLRQGWHEFRSRTWMWAVILIWVAYGVLLFGPLVPLSSALIGARLGPDAYGLAVSFLGAGTVLGGLLALRLRPARPLAAGAVAMALHTVLPLCVALDSGLPVLLAGHVLGGGALAFWSVMWATSVQTHTPPAVLNRVSAYELAGSVSGIALGQILAGPATALASPGRLLLVSAGTCLAGCAALLAIPAIRSLRRAGAAPGVPG
- a CDS encoding TIGR03621 family F420-dependent LLM class oxidoreductase, coding for MVSPFRFAVNMLTPGTGPEWRARCRRAEELGYDLILVADHLGMPAPFPSLVAAAAATTRPRLGTFVLNTGFWNPALLAREVATTAALTDGRLELGLGTGYVRAEHERAGIPFLPPGERVGHLARTVEELAGTLKGEEGGPRTPLLIGGNGERVLRLAARHADVTAFSGGRFTGEGVTVLTAEELAGRVESYRGFEREAGRTTPAELNLLVQRVIVTEDRPAAAAEFLPLAPYLDEELILDLPILLIGTVPEIADRVKALRERFGFSYLTVLDRAMEAFGPVIARLRGSAPS
- a CDS encoding SGNH/GDSL hydrolase family protein produces the protein MEINATYTSLVAVGDSFTEGMSDRKPDGSYRGWADVLAGRLAARTPGFRYANLAVRGKLIGQIVDEQIDAAAAMKADVVTLVGGLNDTLRPKCDMGRVRGLLGEAVERLAPSCGRLVLMRSPGRNGPVMERFRPRMEELFAYVDELAARHGALVVDLYGAPALGDPRLWDVDRLHLTADGHRRVAEAVWQTLGLAPEEDWRAPLPAAVPPGWAARRAADARFAKEHLAPWIGRRLTGRSSGDGRAPKRPELLPYEAPAGG
- a CDS encoding GNAT family N-acetyltransferase is translated as MDDLRIRAAVAADLDAVLAFWKAAAEGTSISDDRAGVERLVERDPESLLLAERDGELVGTVIAGFDGWRCHLYRLAVHPDHRRRGIGGALLAAAEERFARLGGRRADAMVLDRNERGQAAWRATGYGPQEQWTRWVKPLAVTTGH
- a CDS encoding hemolysin family protein codes for the protein MIAIQLLIGFATLVVNAFFVGAEFALISVRRSQIEPLAEAGNRRARSVIWGLEHVSALLAAAQLGITLCTLVLGIVAEPAIAHLLEPVFDAVGVPHGLVHPISFVIALTVATYLHMLLGEMVPKNIALAEPTRSALALGPPLVTLARALRPVIFTINAFANAILRLLRVETKDEVSATFSDDELARMVTDAGDAGLLDDRAAERLHDALELGRRPVRDVVMPVEKVVYARAGTTPEELEALSARSGFSRFPVVDPERRILGYLHVKDALDVTPRDLPFPVSALRPIARVRAETPLDDVLTAMRRSRTHLAAVLDEDGRPAGLVTMEDVLRELVGRPSAP
- a CDS encoding maleylpyruvate isomerase N-terminal domain-containing protein, yielding MSEALLDALAEAVAELAAAQEPEVSAERLEGTARLLDGLPAADRRTLDRLFREAALRQPPGPRRERLLKVPAGLGLPGDVQAARCDLVASYVESFVTLVRGADPATPVPGRPGLTLADLVRLHGTGHRWTEHLVRTRATARVRPGDVPLDLPADPAEYPDWLAASAATALRTLREAEPDAPVWSHGGDPHVRFFPRRLLFEAVVHLADAELALGRQPAPVDPGTAADGIEEFLENLPYFSVAAERVAQLGRDGAGLRLTATDTGAAWTITFGGGGFGWRRRAGGEPTAGVEGTAADLLLLVYGRYAADDPRFSRSGDTALLDAWITATAV